The Methylomarinum vadi genome has a window encoding:
- the recN gene encoding DNA repair protein RecN, with protein MLVNITISDLAVVDQLDLDLEPGMSVLTGETGAGKSILLTALGLALGDRADSGYIRPNCKRAEINIEFDLHDAPAAQNWLQENELDDEQHCLIRRVINQDGRSKAYINNRPVTLQTLQDLSRQLVEIHGQHAHLTLLNGEEQRRLLDGFAANDNMLDELNAVYRSWNQSRRELDKLLKSRDDRNEREELLSYQLEELRHLDLDHFDYPALAEEHNTLANLGQILNVGQQQLDILYENEQQSVNQMLNHSIQALTDLSRYSSDLGAIAEQLNGAQIQIDEASHQLRRYLESQEADPQRLNWLDEEIGIVHNLTRKHHCEPEALPETALQMEQELNNLTHSDERIEALQQQCEQLLQKYRQQAEKLSRRRQQYGQQLSDRISAMIRDLGMPHGEFIVTVDYEENAKPTLNGNDRIEFLVSANPGLPAKPLAKVASGGELSRISLAIQVTTSTDKTTPTMIFDEVDSGIGGGIAEIVGQKMRSLSENRQVMCVTHLPQVAAQAHHHLFVAKNNNKNMTSSTVRSLSEDERISEIARMLGGVKLTEKTLAHAREMLNSGDSIQ; from the coding sequence ATGCTAGTTAATATCACTATCAGCGATCTCGCCGTCGTCGACCAATTAGACCTCGATCTTGAGCCCGGCATGTCGGTGTTGACCGGCGAAACCGGAGCCGGAAAATCCATCTTGCTGACCGCGTTGGGCTTGGCTTTGGGCGACCGTGCCGATTCCGGTTATATTCGCCCCAATTGCAAGCGCGCCGAAATCAATATCGAATTCGATCTGCATGATGCGCCAGCGGCGCAAAACTGGCTGCAAGAAAACGAATTGGATGACGAGCAGCATTGCCTGATTCGACGCGTCATCAATCAAGACGGCCGTTCCAAGGCTTATATCAACAATCGCCCGGTCACCCTGCAAACGTTGCAAGACCTTAGCCGCCAATTAGTGGAGATTCACGGCCAACACGCCCACCTGACCTTGCTGAACGGCGAGGAACAACGGCGCCTGTTGGACGGCTTTGCCGCCAACGACAACATGCTGGATGAATTGAACGCCGTCTACCGAAGCTGGAACCAAAGCAGACGAGAGCTCGATAAACTGCTGAAGTCCCGCGACGACCGGAACGAACGAGAGGAATTACTAAGCTACCAATTGGAAGAGCTCCGCCACCTCGATCTGGACCATTTCGATTACCCGGCGCTGGCCGAAGAGCACAACACCCTGGCCAATCTCGGCCAGATCCTAAACGTAGGGCAACAACAACTGGATATTCTTTATGAGAATGAACAGCAGTCGGTTAATCAAATGCTGAACCACAGCATTCAGGCCTTGACCGATCTCAGCCGATACTCTTCCGATCTCGGTGCCATCGCCGAACAGTTGAACGGAGCACAGATTCAGATCGACGAGGCTTCGCATCAGCTGCGCCGTTATCTGGAATCGCAGGAGGCCGACCCGCAACGCCTGAATTGGCTGGATGAGGAAATCGGCATTGTCCATAATCTGACCCGAAAACATCACTGCGAACCGGAAGCCTTGCCCGAAACTGCCTTACAGATGGAGCAAGAGCTGAACAATCTAACCCACAGCGACGAGCGCATCGAAGCATTACAACAACAGTGCGAGCAATTGCTGCAGAAATATCGCCAACAGGCCGAAAAATTGAGCCGGCGACGCCAACAATACGGTCAACAATTGTCCGACCGGATTTCCGCGATGATCCGCGATTTAGGCATGCCGCACGGCGAATTTATCGTCACCGTCGATTACGAGGAAAACGCCAAACCGACGTTGAACGGCAACGACCGGATCGAATTTTTGGTCAGCGCAAATCCGGGATTGCCGGCCAAGCCGCTGGCCAAAGTGGCCTCCGGCGGCGAACTATCGCGCATCAGCCTGGCCATACAGGTCACCACCAGCACCGACAAGACCACGCCGACGATGATTTTCGACGAAGTCGATTCCGGTATCGGTGGCGGGATCGCCGAAATCGTAGGCCAGAAAATGCGTAGCCTGAGCGAAAACCGCCAGGTCATGTGTGTGACCCATTTACCGCAAGTCGCGGCCCAGGCGCATCATCATCTCTTCGTCGCCAAGAACAATAACAAGAACATGACGTCATCCACGGTCAGATCATTGAGCGAGGACGAACGCATCAGCGAGATCGCCCGCATGTTGGGCGGCGTCAAACTCACCGAAAAAACCCTGGCCCATGCCCGGGAAATGCTTAACTCAGGAGACTCTATTCAATGA
- a CDS encoding NAD(+) kinase — MQLSPFQTIGIIGKPSDPGIAETLNRLYRFLVDRHFTIFIDERSAEFINEGTCQSCPIENLGQHCDLVIALGGDGTFLSASRAIASYDIPLIGVNLGRLGFLVDISPEQLSAKLDLILQGKYREEKRYLLRAKIIRDGQIIHQQTAVNEVVVHRWVTPSMIEIITTIDGLYLNTQRSDGLIISTPTGSTAYSLSAGGPILHPALNALVLVPLNPHMLSNRPLVIDDNAEIEICFSQTKQINALVTCDHLEIPEVLISDKILIKKEAKPIRILHPEDHDFFHILREKLNWSRGYNI; from the coding sequence ATGCAACTATCCCCATTTCAGACCATCGGTATAATCGGTAAACCCAGCGACCCCGGCATTGCCGAAACTTTGAATAGATTGTACCGTTTTTTAGTCGACCGGCATTTCACGATATTTATCGACGAGCGTAGTGCGGAATTCATTAACGAGGGCACTTGCCAAAGCTGCCCGATAGAGAATTTGGGACAGCATTGCGATCTAGTCATAGCATTAGGCGGCGACGGGACTTTTTTGTCCGCCTCGCGCGCCATCGCCTCCTACGATATTCCGTTGATCGGTGTCAATTTAGGCCGCCTGGGCTTTCTGGTCGACATTTCTCCGGAACAGTTGTCCGCTAAGCTCGATCTGATTCTGCAAGGCAAATACCGTGAAGAAAAACGTTATTTATTGCGCGCCAAAATTATCCGCGACGGCCAAATCATCCACCAGCAAACCGCCGTCAACGAAGTCGTCGTTCACCGCTGGGTCACACCTAGCATGATCGAAATCATCACCACTATCGATGGACTTTATTTGAATACGCAACGCTCCGACGGCCTGATCATTTCGACGCCGACCGGCTCGACCGCCTATTCGTTGTCCGCCGGCGGCCCGATTCTGCATCCGGCATTAAACGCGCTGGTGCTGGTACCGCTGAATCCGCACATGCTATCGAACCGGCCGTTGGTCATCGACGACAATGCCGAAATCGAAATATGCTTCAGCCAAACCAAGCAAATCAATGCCTTGGTCACCTGCGACCATCTGGAAATACCGGAAGTCCTGATCAGCGATAAAATTTTGATCAAAAAAGAAGCAAAACCGATTAGAATTTTGCATCCTGAAGACCACGATTTTTTTCATATTCTCCGAGAAAAACTGAACTGGAGCCGCGGTTACAATATTTAA
- a CDS encoding fused MFS/spermidine synthase has translation MVFYQSVLFLGYLYAHLLSTRLSYRKHLLIHASLLIISLYFLPVAIPEGSRPPISDNPSIWLLTTLLVSIGLPFFILSTNSPLLQKWFSKLGHQTSNDPYYLSIASNSGSLIALLSYPFLLEPSIGITQQQQWWSIGFLLLTCLIALCMMLLKKEHFQHSAIQKKSTTVLLQKPSLKDQFEWLLLAFVPSSLLLGTTNFISIDIATVPLLWVIPLALYLFSFILVFSGYGEAIHKKIVLMQPWVIASFLIYYFSHQKLAYFSLELLLHLAVFFISVMVCHGELAKKRPSTDYLTQYYLIMSFGGMLGGIFNSFIAPLIFSSIYEYPLMIVLALLLNPIHKSVRLYLKEHFAKIIFSIYIFTFALILSININHFNSAFLIGCAIIALMTIAYFFFRNIALYFPLIGLLVVSCAVPEKQQRDQLLHQSRNFYGVLSVKQIADYDVGDSKEKVHEIYSGTTKHGLQVVNDSSRQCTPNGYYSPAGPLGAIFSNYDSRNDNWRIGVVGLGAGEMAGYSKASQSWTFFELNPAVVDLATNSDYFTYLTQCIDDYNIAIGDARITLEKQPNSYDLLVIDAFTSDSIPTHLLTKEAMELYFSRLNNDGLLVFHISNRYLELKKVLADHAEKLGLTLLVQEFRPEREIPLAYRSDWAILARDGKNLEPLLISDSEQRWIKPGHYADARSWTDDFTSIMNVWKQ, from the coding sequence ATGGTTTTTTATCAGAGTGTTCTCTTTCTGGGCTATCTTTATGCCCATTTGCTTTCCACTCGGTTGAGTTATCGCAAGCATCTATTGATACATGCTTCGTTATTAATCATTAGCCTGTACTTTCTCCCGGTTGCGATACCGGAAGGCAGCAGGCCGCCCATTTCGGACAATCCGAGTATTTGGCTACTAACGACCTTGTTGGTTTCAATTGGCTTGCCTTTTTTCATCCTCTCGACCAATTCGCCATTGTTGCAGAAATGGTTTTCCAAACTCGGCCACCAAACGAGTAACGACCCCTACTATTTGTCCATAGCCAGCAATTCCGGCAGTTTGATTGCCTTGCTTAGCTATCCTTTTTTATTGGAACCCAGCATCGGTATTACTCAACAACAGCAATGGTGGAGCATCGGTTTTCTATTGCTTACTTGTCTGATTGCACTCTGCATGATGCTGTTGAAAAAAGAACATTTTCAACATTCCGCCATACAGAAAAAATCGACAACCGTTTTATTGCAAAAGCCAAGCCTCAAGGACCAATTCGAATGGTTGTTGCTGGCTTTCGTCCCCTCTAGTTTATTACTGGGCACGACCAACTTCATCAGTATCGATATCGCCACAGTGCCGCTATTGTGGGTCATTCCCCTAGCCCTGTATTTATTTTCTTTTATTTTGGTATTTTCCGGGTACGGCGAAGCCATTCATAAAAAAATCGTTTTGATGCAACCCTGGGTAATCGCGTCCTTTCTTATTTATTATTTTTCACATCAGAAACTCGCCTACTTTTCGCTGGAGTTATTGTTACACTTGGCGGTCTTCTTCATCTCCGTCATGGTGTGTCACGGAGAGCTCGCTAAGAAACGGCCGTCTACCGATTACCTGACCCAGTATTACTTAATCATGTCATTCGGCGGTATGCTCGGCGGCATCTTCAACAGTTTTATCGCGCCGTTGATCTTCAGCTCGATTTACGAATACCCCTTGATGATCGTCTTGGCATTGTTGCTAAATCCCATTCATAAAAGCGTCAGGCTGTATTTAAAAGAACATTTCGCGAAAATCATATTCAGTATTTATATTTTCACCTTCGCGCTAATTTTATCGATCAATATCAATCACTTTAACAGCGCCTTTCTGATCGGCTGCGCTATCATCGCCTTGATGACCATCGCTTATTTTTTCTTCAGAAATATCGCGCTCTATTTCCCGTTAATCGGCTTACTCGTTGTTTCCTGCGCAGTCCCGGAAAAGCAGCAAAGAGATCAATTGTTGCACCAAAGCCGGAATTTTTATGGTGTATTGTCCGTCAAGCAGATTGCCGACTACGATGTTGGCGACAGCAAGGAAAAGGTGCACGAGATTTATAGCGGCACCACGAAACACGGTCTGCAAGTGGTCAACGATTCGAGTCGTCAATGTACGCCAAATGGTTATTACAGCCCGGCCGGCCCTCTCGGAGCCATTTTCTCCAACTACGACAGCCGCAACGATAATTGGCGCATTGGCGTCGTGGGTTTGGGTGCCGGTGAAATGGCCGGTTATTCGAAAGCCTCGCAAAGCTGGACATTTTTCGAACTGAATCCGGCGGTCGTCGATCTCGCCACTAATTCCGATTACTTTACGTACCTGACGCAGTGCATCGACGATTACAATATTGCAATTGGCGACGCTAGAATCACGCTGGAAAAGCAACCGAACAGCTACGATCTATTGGTCATCGACGCCTTCACTTCCGACTCGATACCCACGCACTTGCTGACCAAAGAAGCCATGGAACTTTATTTTTCCAGACTGAACAATGACGGCCTGCTGGTCTTTCACATATCCAATCGTTATCTGGAATTGAAAAAGGTCCTGGCCGATCATGCCGAAAAGTTAGGCCTTACCCTGTTGGTGCAGGAGTTCCGCCCTGAACGGGAAATCCCTTTGGCCTACCGTTCCGATTGGGCTATTTTGGCTAGAGACGGAAAAAATCTAGAACCGCTACTCATTAGCGATAGCGAACAACGCTGGATAAAGCCAGGGCATTACGCCGATGCCCGTTCCTGGACCGACGACTTCACCAGCATCATGAACGTATGGAAACAGTAA
- a CDS encoding bifunctional diguanylate cyclase/phosphodiesterase, producing MTLGLMFVRQNQPIITAQAQQQSAALQSVTLTAEEQAWLEAHQPIRIAFDGHFPPYSFVDQSGQLQGIAVETIQLISRQLNIRFEIDDRTLWTDIYPAALDKQIDVVATMVDRPERQFQFAFTKPYVFKSLVIVTHKNNQQIKDRSNLAGKTVALVKNYQYSLRILEEIPSITPFYADDMREALIAVENQQADAAIIFFASSYYLQNKYQFSQIKFPAFYDHNSSNESIAVRSDWPLLAGILQKGLDSLSLEEKKAINEKWYAPDELPIDYETIAKVVATLLLLLLILLVWIGQIKRQNRRITSTGRKLQRANSELNLLKQDLENQVLQRTKQLRNSEQKYRSLVENLEDEYFFYQHDLNGVFTYLSPSVTTILGYPVEQMLTHISTYLTDHPNNEKVEDYTARCLNGEKVPPYEVEILDSKGKKHCLEVLENQLLDDDGHCIGVEGIAHDITLLKQACDRLNWLSYYDDLTGLANRRLFTDRLEQMIALSHRQQETMALLFLDVDRFKMVNDSLGHAAGDEVLRETAGRLKSVLRESDMAARMGGDEFTLILPGSDTEAAKIVAEKLQQQLLAPYDLNGQQFILGTSIGIAIYPEDGIDAETLLQHADNAMYFAKKEKKGYAFCSVDMQDIANRRLLLEQGLRQALALQRYDDDFELQVYYQSKHCAQNHRLIGYEALMRWNHPDLGPISPLEFIPLAEESGLIAELSRWVINRVCRQAVSWFEAGIDFGKIAINISAIELINLELAKNIIQQIDAAEARREWIEIEITESALMKTPDVAIKAMEQLVNAGILIAIDDFGTGYSSLAYLKRLPASFIKIDQSFVRNVLHSAADQTVVHAVIAMSHALKKKVIAEGVETKEQLQYLIDNGCDAVQGFWFSKPTAPVDLFLHQGVKLALN from the coding sequence GTGACTCTGGGGCTTATGTTCGTGCGCCAAAATCAACCTATAATAACGGCACAGGCGCAGCAACAATCTGCCGCGTTACAATCGGTTACATTGACCGCCGAGGAACAAGCTTGGTTGGAGGCGCATCAGCCTATTCGTATCGCCTTCGACGGCCATTTTCCTCCCTACAGTTTTGTCGATCAATCAGGCCAATTGCAAGGTATCGCCGTCGAAACCATTCAATTGATCAGCCGCCAACTGAATATTCGTTTCGAGATCGATGACAGGACCTTGTGGACGGATATCTATCCGGCCGCGCTAGATAAACAGATCGATGTCGTTGCGACCATGGTCGACAGACCGGAACGGCAATTTCAATTCGCCTTCACCAAACCCTATGTTTTCAAATCGCTGGTCATTGTGACACATAAGAACAATCAGCAAATCAAAGATCGCAGTAACTTGGCCGGTAAAACGGTTGCCCTGGTGAAGAATTACCAATATTCGCTCAGAATTTTAGAAGAAATCCCCAGCATTACGCCTTTTTATGCCGACGACATGCGCGAGGCGCTGATTGCCGTCGAAAATCAACAGGCCGATGCCGCCATTATTTTCTTCGCCAGCAGCTATTACCTGCAGAATAAATACCAGTTCAGTCAGATCAAGTTTCCAGCCTTTTATGATCATAACAGTTCCAATGAAAGTATTGCAGTACGAAGCGATTGGCCGTTATTGGCGGGGATCTTACAGAAGGGATTGGATTCCTTGAGTCTTGAGGAGAAAAAAGCCATCAATGAAAAATGGTATGCGCCGGACGAATTGCCGATCGATTATGAAACCATTGCCAAGGTTGTTGCTACGTTATTATTGCTTTTATTAATTCTGCTGGTCTGGATTGGGCAAATCAAGCGCCAGAACCGGCGCATCACGAGTACAGGCAGGAAACTGCAACGAGCCAATAGCGAACTTAACCTGCTGAAGCAGGACCTTGAGAACCAAGTGCTGCAACGCACCAAACAGCTCCGCAACAGCGAACAAAAATACCGTAGTTTAGTGGAAAACCTGGAGGACGAATATTTTTTCTACCAACACGATTTGAATGGAGTATTCACCTATTTGAGTCCGTCGGTGACTACGATTCTCGGTTATCCGGTCGAACAAATGCTGACGCATATCAGCACTTATCTGACCGACCATCCCAATAATGAAAAAGTCGAGGACTATACCGCGCGTTGCCTGAATGGCGAGAAAGTTCCCCCTTATGAAGTGGAGATACTCGACAGCAAGGGCAAGAAGCATTGTTTGGAAGTGTTGGAAAATCAACTACTCGATGATGATGGCCACTGTATCGGCGTTGAGGGAATCGCTCACGATATAACCTTGTTGAAACAGGCTTGCGACCGCCTGAATTGGTTGTCGTATTACGATGATTTGACCGGCTTGGCCAACAGGCGTTTGTTTACCGACCGGCTTGAACAAATGATCGCGCTTTCGCATCGGCAACAGGAAACGATGGCCTTGCTGTTTCTCGATGTGGACCGATTTAAAATGGTCAATGACAGTCTCGGCCATGCCGCGGGCGATGAAGTGCTCAGGGAGACGGCGGGCAGGTTAAAATCGGTATTGCGCGAATCAGATATGGCCGCACGTATGGGCGGCGACGAGTTTACCTTGATTTTGCCAGGCTCAGACACCGAAGCGGCAAAGATTGTCGCGGAAAAATTACAGCAACAACTGCTCGCGCCTTACGACTTGAACGGCCAGCAATTTATTTTGGGTACCAGCATCGGCATAGCGATTTATCCAGAAGACGGCATTGATGCGGAGACTTTATTACAACATGCCGATAACGCCATGTATTTTGCCAAAAAGGAGAAGAAGGGCTACGCGTTTTGCTCGGTCGATATGCAGGATATCGCCAATCGCCGACTGTTGCTCGAGCAAGGCCTGCGCCAGGCGCTGGCGCTGCAACGCTATGATGACGATTTCGAATTGCAGGTTTATTATCAATCCAAACATTGCGCGCAAAACCACCGCTTGATTGGTTACGAAGCGCTGATGCGTTGGAATCATCCCGATTTGGGGCCGATCTCACCGCTGGAATTCATTCCCTTGGCGGAAGAGTCCGGGCTGATCGCCGAGTTGAGCCGTTGGGTCATCAATCGGGTTTGCCGGCAGGCTGTTAGCTGGTTCGAGGCCGGGATCGATTTCGGCAAAATCGCCATCAACATTTCCGCGATAGAGCTGATAAATTTGGAATTGGCCAAGAATATTATCCAACAAATCGATGCCGCGGAGGCCCGGCGGGAATGGATAGAAATCGAAATTACCGAAAGCGCGTTGATGAAAACGCCGGATGTCGCGATCAAGGCCATGGAACAACTGGTGAATGCCGGCATACTGATCGCCATCGATGATTTCGGTACGGGCTATTCCTCGTTGGCTTATCTAAAGAGATTGCCGGCCAGTTTTATCAAAATCGACCAATCCTTTGTCCGTAATGTTTTGCATAGCGCGGCCGACCAGACCGTGGTCCATGCCGTCATCGCGATGTCCCATGCCTTGAAAAAGAAAGTGATCGCGGAGGGAGTGGAAACGAAAGAGCAATTGCAATATTTGATCGATAACGGTTGCGATGCGGTGCAGGGCTTCTGGTTTTCCAAACCGACCGCGCCTGTCGACTTATTTCTTCATCAGGGAGTTAAATTGGCGTTGAATTGA
- the arsS gene encoding arsenosugar biosynthesis radical SAM (seleno)protein ArsS (Some members of this family are selenoproteins.) produces MRDVKPLLLKSDFPPIRRGQLQTLQMNLGYLCNLSCTHCHVNAGPKRTELMSRETMLTALQFAERYRLETLDLTGGSPEMNPAFRWLVRQAKQRELHVTDRCNPTILMEPGYEDMAEFLAEQQVEVIASLPCYLEDNVDAQRGKGVFKASIAALQKLNSLGFGKPGGDLVLNLVFNPQGASLPPPQQELEQAYRGFLQDQFDLQFNRLFTITNMPIQRFGAVLAAKGQFAAYMGRLKQAYRAENLEQVMCKTLLSVDWQGYAYDCDFNQMLELPLSGRPTHISQLLENMPDSMPIAVADHCYGCTAGQGSSCTGVLN; encoded by the coding sequence ATGCGTGACGTAAAACCTTTATTACTTAAAAGTGATTTCCCCCCTATCCGAAGAGGACAATTGCAGACCCTGCAAATGAATCTGGGTTATCTGTGCAACCTGAGCTGTACCCATTGCCATGTGAATGCCGGTCCGAAACGGACCGAATTGATGTCGCGAGAAACCATGCTTACCGCATTGCAATTTGCCGAACGCTATCGATTAGAGACGCTCGACTTGACCGGCGGTTCGCCGGAGATGAATCCCGCTTTTCGTTGGTTGGTACGGCAGGCAAAACAACGGGAATTACATGTGACGGACCGGTGCAATCCGACTATCCTGATGGAACCCGGTTATGAAGACATGGCCGAATTTCTGGCCGAACAACAAGTGGAGGTAATCGCTTCCCTGCCCTGTTATTTGGAAGATAATGTCGATGCGCAACGCGGCAAGGGTGTATTCAAAGCCTCGATCGCTGCCTTGCAGAAACTGAATAGTTTGGGTTTCGGCAAACCGGGCGGCGATTTAGTCCTGAACCTGGTATTCAACCCGCAAGGCGCCTCCTTGCCACCGCCCCAGCAAGAATTGGAGCAAGCTTACCGAGGTTTTTTACAGGATCAATTCGATCTGCAATTTAACCGCCTTTTCACCATCACCAACATGCCGATACAACGCTTTGGCGCGGTGTTGGCGGCAAAAGGACAATTCGCGGCTTATATGGGTCGCCTCAAACAAGCCTACCGCGCGGAAAACCTGGAACAAGTCATGTGCAAGACCCTACTGAGCGTGGATTGGCAAGGTTATGCGTACGACTGCGATTTCAATCAAATGCTGGAACTGCCTTTGTCCGGCCGCCCCACCCATATATCCCAGTTATTGGAAAACATGCCGGACTCGATGCCGATCGCCGTTGCCGACCATTGCTACGGCTGTACCGCCGGACAAGGCTCGAGCTGCACCGGCGTATTAAATTGA
- a CDS encoding TIGR04282 family arsenosugar biosynthesis glycosyltransferase, translated as MSGAIAIFVKTPGLSPVKTRLAPFLGKKLAEVFHLASTAAVREVVQKTCKQEDVQGYYAVAEQTGLKHSYWQDLPCVWQGEGGLGERMAYVYQTLLNKHDFVILIGADIPQMIAGELLSACVWLSREEHARMAFGPSVDGGFWLFGGNCEIPQKLWTEVTYSREDTGTQFLNKIRKFGELKQMDLLQDVDDTEDMLQLKQTLQEMPEPLPAQRALLRLLYALPEPSSP; from the coding sequence ATGAGTGGAGCAATAGCCATTTTCGTGAAGACGCCGGGATTGTCGCCGGTCAAGACCAGACTGGCGCCCTTTCTAGGAAAAAAATTGGCGGAAGTGTTCCACCTAGCCTCAACCGCAGCCGTGCGGGAAGTCGTGCAGAAAACCTGTAAGCAGGAGGATGTCCAGGGTTATTATGCCGTGGCGGAACAAACAGGCTTAAAACATTCATATTGGCAGGACTTGCCTTGTGTTTGGCAAGGCGAAGGCGGATTGGGCGAACGCATGGCATATGTTTATCAAACCTTGCTAAACAAGCACGATTTCGTTATTTTGATCGGCGCCGATATTCCGCAAATGATCGCTGGTGAACTACTTTCGGCATGTGTCTGGTTAAGCCGGGAAGAACATGCCCGCATGGCCTTCGGACCGAGCGTCGACGGCGGCTTCTGGTTATTCGGCGGCAATTGCGAAATTCCACAAAAACTCTGGACCGAAGTCACCTACAGTCGAGAGGACACCGGCACTCAATTTCTGAATAAAATCCGAAAATTTGGCGAGTTAAAGCAGATGGATTTGTTACAGGATGTCGACGACACGGAAGATATGCTTCAACTTAAACAAACGTTGCAGGAAATGCCGGAACCTTTGCCGGCCCAACGCGCATTGTTACGGCTATTGTATGCTTTACCCGAACCTTCTTCGCCTTGA
- a CDS encoding methyltransferase domain-containing protein, producing the protein MTDSAISESVQNYYGEVLQSNADLKTSACCTLDTMPRHLRPLLSDLHPEVTARFYGCGSPLPPALEGCTVLDLGCGSGRDCYLLSKLVGESGRVIGIDMTEEQLAVAKRHCDWHAERYGYAQSNVEFIYGLIEDLATAGIADNSIDVVVSNCVINLSPDKRRVLKEIFRVLKPGGELYFSDVYADRRIPPALRTDPVLLGECLGGALYWEDFRRIMQELGCPDVRVVKENPINLDDPEVAAKIGMVHFRSVTVRAFKMPLEDRCEDFGQIAVYKGTIGEHPHAFDLDDHHHLETGRPLRICGNTADMIGSSRYATHFDIVGDKSTHFGLFDCAPPNTSRNLESGSACC; encoded by the coding sequence ATGACTGATAGCGCCATCAGTGAATCTGTACAAAATTATTACGGCGAGGTACTGCAATCCAACGCCGACCTTAAAACCAGCGCCTGTTGCACATTGGATACGATGCCCCGGCATCTACGCCCCTTATTGTCCGACTTGCATCCGGAAGTGACCGCACGTTTTTACGGTTGCGGTTCGCCATTGCCTCCAGCACTGGAAGGCTGTACCGTGTTGGATCTCGGCTGTGGCTCCGGCCGCGACTGTTATCTGTTATCGAAACTGGTCGGCGAATCAGGCCGTGTCATCGGTATCGACATGACCGAGGAACAGCTGGCGGTCGCCAAGCGCCATTGCGACTGGCATGCCGAACGCTACGGCTATGCGCAGTCCAATGTCGAATTCATCTATGGCCTTATCGAGGACTTAGCAACTGCCGGTATCGCCGACAATTCCATCGATGTCGTCGTCTCCAATTGCGTGATTAATTTATCGCCCGATAAACGCCGTGTTTTAAAGGAAATTTTCCGCGTATTAAAGCCAGGCGGAGAACTCTATTTCTCCGATGTCTACGCCGACCGCCGCATTCCGCCAGCGCTGAGAACCGATCCGGTGCTGTTGGGGGAATGTCTGGGAGGCGCCTTATATTGGGAGGATTTTCGCCGCATCATGCAGGAGCTGGGTTGTCCCGACGTGCGCGTGGTCAAGGAAAATCCAATCAATCTGGACGACCCCGAGGTCGCCGCCAAGATCGGCATGGTGCATTTCCGTTCGGTCACGGTGAGGGCCTTCAAAATGCCGCTGGAAGACCGTTGCGAGGATTTCGGCCAGATCGCCGTTTATAAAGGGACGATCGGCGAGCATCCACACGCTTTCGACCTGGATGACCATCACCACCTGGAAACAGGGCGGCCGCTAAGGATATGCGGCAACACTGCCGACATGATCGGCTCCAGCCGTTATGCGACTCATTTCGATATCGTGGGCGACAAATCGACCCATTTTGGCCTGTTCGATTGCGCCCCCCCCAATACCAGCCGCAACCTGGAATCCGGATCCGCCTGTTGTTAA